The genomic stretch CTAATCGAGATTGAGTGACTCCGACCCTCCTGAATCGTAATTGGCTGGCTCCTCGTGGACCCGACTCCCTGAAGTGCTTCGAATCAATCCAACGAGCATAGACACGATTCGTACCAACATCACTTTACCATCCTGTGTCGAATCCAAGTGCTTTCGTGCTAGCAATACGTCGAGGCAGGCAGCGCATTCCAGAGCAGAACCTCGCGCGATATCGAAAAACCGACAGCGATCAGGAGCCGTGTGTTTTCCGTTACCCTCCGCAATATTCAGCGGAATCGACGTCGAGGCTCTATCCAACTGGTTGTGGACAGCAAGGGTCTTAGGAATGCCGTCTAAAAGCTCATCAACCCAGCAAACGAAGCGGATCGACTCTTGATAAACCTCTAATTTTTCGTGGTCAAAGTTCTGCTTCATAGTGAGAAAAGATTTAGAAGATTATGATTAAGAGCACGATTAGGATTAGGATCGGTCACCCTCATTGTTCCAACATCTCCTCGATCAACTCTGCGTAACGCTCTTGGATCACGTGGCGTTTCAGCTTGAAGAGATTGGTAAGCTCTATCCCCACTTCGAGTGGCTTTTCCAAAAAGCGGAAATCCTGAACCACTTCGAATCGTTTGAACTCGGATGGATCGCTCATCGCACTGCGGATCTCGACAGTGATCCTTTCCCTAAGCGCCGGCAGACGCACCAGCTCAGCCAGTGTCCGTGCGGAAAACCCGTCGTCGTGACAAGCCTTCAAGTCCGGGAGAATCAAAGCACCGAGAAACTTTGCGTCCTGGCCGACCACTACGCATTCCGCGATTAAAGGATTCAACTTCAGGTGCAACTCGATGTGCTCGGGTTCCACGTTCTCGCCGTTACTCAGGACGATCGTCGACTTGCAGCGACCAAGGATTTTGAGACAGTCGTTGAAAGTCATCATTCCCAGATCGCCAGTCCGGAACCAGCCGTCCTCGCTCAGAACTTCTCCCGTCGTTTCGGAGTCCTTGTAATATCCCTTCATCACCTGAGGACCTCGCACCTGAATTTCTCCCCGGAGCCCCCTACCCGCGTCCGATTGACTGTCGTTCGGATAAACCACTTCGCTGGTTTCCAAGTCCACTATCCGCAGTTCGGTTTCAGGAACGAGCGGACCTACCGTGCCGCACACCAAACGATCGGGAGTCCTCACTGCAAGAACGGGAGACGTTTCGGTCAGCCCATAGCCTTCTAAAACCGGGATACCAATCGAATTGAAGAATCGATCAATTTCAGGAGAAAGAGCTCCTCCCCCTGAAATCGTCCCTT from Verrucomicrobiota bacterium encodes the following:
- a CDS encoding four helix bundle protein; its protein translation is MKQNFDHEKLEVYQESIRFVCWVDELLDGIPKTLAVHNQLDRASTSIPLNIAEGNGKHTAPDRCRFFDIARGSALECAACLDVLLARKHLDSTQDGKVMLVRIVSMLVGLIRSTSGSRVHEEPANYDSGGSESLNLD